The following nucleotide sequence is from Barnesiella propionica.
TCCGAGAGTAATTTAATAGCATCGGGTTTGTTATTTTCGATTCCTATTGCGGCTTTTTGCACTCTTATGGCTTTCATTAAGATAGATACTCCTACAAGTATTTCTTGTGGCTTGGCCAGCATTAAAGCATGATCGTTGGTTAAATACGGTTCACATTCTACAGCATTGATAATGAGTATATAAGGATTCATTCCAGGAGGAGGTGTTAATTTGACCTGTGTGGGAAATGTTGCGCCTCCCATACCGACAATACCGTTTTCACCTATGCGGGTTATGATTTCTTCTGGTGAAAGTTTACATTCCTTAATTAAAGTTTCACTCCGGTCAATCTTATCTTCCCAGATATCATCTTCCACATCAACAATAACGGCTTGCTTTTTAAATCCTGAACCGTCGGATATTTCTTGTATGGCCGATATAGTACCTGATACGGATGAGTGAATATTTGCCGACACGAAACCGTTTGCTTTGGCTATAAGAGTTCCTACTTTTACTTTATCGCCTTTATTTACTATACATTGCGCAGGAGCACCTATATGTTGAGATAATAAAATTACTGCTTGTTTAGGTACTCCTAAGGAAATTATCGGTTTTCCGGCTGTTAGTTTTGATTCTGGCGGATGAATTCCACCTATCCGAAAATGTTTTAACATATAATTTAAGAATTATCATTACTCGGTTTCGACCGGTCTTTTTTCAATATTCTTTTTTTCAGGAAAATGCACGGTTTGTATAGCTCCCGTAGGACAAACTTCTTCACATTTTCTACATAACTTGCACAGATCATCGTTAATGTAAGCCAGGTTATTTTCAACGGATATGGCATTAAAGTTACATACTTTCATACATTTTCCACATCCGATGCAGGCGGCTATACATGCTTTCCGTGCTGTTCCTCCTTTGTCTTGACTGATACAATTCACATATACGCGACGTGATTTCGGTCCTTTCTTTCTCAATTCTATAATGTCTCTGGGGCAACTTCGGACACAAGCTCCACAAGCTCCGCATATTTCTTCATCGATTTCCGGCAAACCCGTTGTCTTGTTCATGGTTATGGCTCCGAAATCACAAGCTTTCACACAATCTCCCTCTCCCAAGCAACCGAAACGGCATCCGGTATCTCCCGTATATAATGACGCTTTCACCGCACAACTGGACGCACCATCATAGATATTGATAACGGGACGATTGGAACAAGTCCCGTTACAGCGGACGACAGCTATTTTAGGATTCGACAAGATAGCCTCTTTACCCAATATTCCGGCAATTTTTATCATAATGTCTTTCCCGCCGACAGGACAGGAGAGACCTTCCAGGGAACCTGCCTGAGCACAACGTTCTGCAAAGTTGCGACAACCGGCACTGCCGCATCCGCCACAATTGGCTCCCGGAAGTACTCCTTCAACTTCGTCGATACGGGGATCTTCGGCTACTTTAAACTTTTGTGCTACAAAATATAGAATGACTGCGCTGACAGCTCCGATGGCTCCTAATGAAACGATAGTGACGATAATCAGATTCATATTGCAGATATACCTTTAAAATTATGATATTAGGAACGTTTTTTCAATGTAAAAACAAATTGTTTTTTCAGTTTATCTTTTATGAGGTAAAGTACTCCATAATAAAGTAGTAATGCTATTAAAGAAAACATTCCCGAAACAAGCTCGTTATGTGAAATATAATATGATACGGATAGAACAATGATAAGGCATAGAAACGGATAAAGTATTGCTATATTCAATGCTTTATAGGCCATGGAAAGTTCTCCTTCTATCCATACGGTGTCGCCTATATTTAGGTTTTCTGTAACGGGTATATTTATGATTTTTTCTTTCTTTTCCGAGACAGAACAATAATTAGCCGCATGACAACCGGAACAAGCGGAAGCTTGTATGATACTTATTCTTGCAATGTTCTGTGATACACTTTTTACAATTCCTTGATGTTCTATCTTACACTTCATGACCGACTCGAAGTAACAAATCATTTACAAAGGTAGCGAATAATATTATATATTGTAATATATTTTCTTTTTAAATTATTGCATAGTGACAGATAGTTAAGCATGGAAATGTCCTACCGGAAATATTTATCCATCAGTTTGGAAAAATCATTGCTTCGTTTGATTTCTTCCAGCCAAAGATTCATACTATCGAGCAATACAGGACTGTCTTTTCTTAAAGCCCAGGATTGGAATTGAGTAAAACTTATGTCGGTCTGATAGTCTATTTGCGGATATTCTCTGCTCATGGCGGCAGCTATGCTTTCATCACATACCGCAAAATCTATTTCTCCTGTAGCAATCATCATAATAAGTTGTTCCGAGCCATAGGTATGTTCTTCTTGTATATATATCGTATCTCCTATTTCGTGAGCCAGATTGTTA
It contains:
- a CDS encoding SoxR reducing system RseC family protein, whose amino-acid sequence is MKCKIEHQGIVKSVSQNIARISIIQASACSGCHAANYCSVSEKKEKIINIPVTENLNIGDTVWIEGELSMAYKALNIAILYPFLCLIIVLSVSYYISHNELVSGMFSLIALLLYYGVLYLIKDKLKKQFVFTLKKRS
- a CDS encoding Fe-S cluster domain-containing protein, with translation MNLIIVTIVSLGAIGAVSAVILYFVAQKFKVAEDPRIDEVEGVLPGANCGGCGSAGCRNFAERCAQAGSLEGLSCPVGGKDIMIKIAGILGKEAILSNPKIAVVRCNGTCSNRPVINIYDGASSCAVKASLYTGDTGCRFGCLGEGDCVKACDFGAITMNKTTGLPEIDEEICGACGACVRSCPRDIIELRKKGPKSRRVYVNCISQDKGGTARKACIAACIGCGKCMKVCNFNAISVENNLAYINDDLCKLCRKCEEVCPTGAIQTVHFPEKKNIEKRPVETE